One part of the Engraulis encrasicolus isolate BLACKSEA-1 chromosome 17, IST_EnEncr_1.0, whole genome shotgun sequence genome encodes these proteins:
- the LOC134467000 gene encoding uncharacterized protein K02A2.6-like: MRVEEIQQSDMSERVETLFLGTVTNAAPSTVWKKSIGVNGQQVVFKLDTGAAVTAIPKHMYSAKLHGKLSPPNKRLCGPSNTPITVEGHFTADMSYKGSVVKQQVYVVPGLATPLLGLPAIQDLSLLTQVDAIATESAFTKQYPKVFTGLGKLEGEYKIKLKENATPFALAVPRRVPLPLRGKVQEELNRMEAMGVISPIEEATEWCSGMVVVPKPNGKIRICVDLTRLNEDVCRERHILPAVDETLAKLAGARIFSKLDATAGFWQIPLHRESAPLTTFITPFGRFCFNRLPFGISSAPEHFQKRLTQMLDGLDGTVCHADDILVSQEHDERLHRVLQRLQQRGLTLNDKCEFAMTEVKFLGHIVSGEGIRPDPDKIRAIVAMPPPKDVADVKRFMGMVNYVGKFSPNIAELTGPIRDLLKAENMWTWGPAQQTAFAKVKEELSSSAVLAPYSTDKPTRVSADASSYGLGGVLSQLQASGEWRPVAFISRSMTETERRYAQIEKEALAITWACERFQTYLLGLHFQIRTDHKPLLSLLSTRALDDIPPRVLRFRLRLLRFTYNIVHIPGKNLIAADALSRAPLQDAVREEDLVLQSDVRAHINEIIQQLPASPEKLIQIRRAQEEDPVCAQLSSLIRTGWDRLSSAPQLKSYWQYRNDLLMADGLLMKEKRIVIPASMQKSILETLHQGHQGMVKCMARAQEAVWWPGLTSQIKERVRNCDVCVKESHNAPEPLLTTPLPSRPWQKLAADLFEWKKGHYLVVIDYYSRFIEVANLTSTLASAVIQKMKAIFSRHGVPDTLISDNGPQFSATEFAEFAKDYSFQHLTSSPRYPQSNGEAERAVRTVKALLQKNEDPHKALMAYRATPLAHGASPAQLLMGRNIQTPLPVCPSTLTPAWPDLKAFELKDKELKRKQAEGYNTRHRAKEKEPLQPGQRVWIKNIPRTGVVSGSAATPRSYVVDTSNGSLRRNRSHLRVVPSPSTTPDPGIRTRVGRAVKPIQRLNL, encoded by the coding sequence ATGAGAGTGGAGGAAATTCAGCAGAGTGACATGAGTGAACGTGTGGAAACTTTGTTTTTGGGCACAGTGACTAATGCTGCACCTAGCACAGTGTGGAAAAAGTCAATTGGAGTAAATGGCCAGCAGGTGGTGTTCAAACTCGACACCGGCGCTGCAGTAACAGCCATCCCAAAACACATGTACTCTGCAAAACTGCATGGGAAACTTTCACCTCCAAACAAAAGACTGTGTGGACCAAGCAATACTCCCATTACAGTAGAGGGACACTTCACCGCCGACATGAGCTACAAGGGCTCTGTTGTGAAGCAGCAGGTGTATGTTGTTCCAGGTCTAGCTACTCCACTCCTTGGCTTGCCAGCCATACAAGACCTCAGCTTGCTTACTCAAGTGGACGCCATTGCAACAGAGAGTGCATTCACGAAGCAATATCCCAAAGTGTTCACTGGTTTAGGGAAGCTAGAGGGAGAATACAAGATTAAACTGAAAGAGAACGCCACACCATTTGCCCTTGCAGTGCCACGCCGCGTGCCCCTCCCATTAAGAGGGAAAGTTCAAGAGGAGCTGAATAGGATGGAGGCAATGGGGGTCATTTCGCCCATCGAAGAAGCAACTGAATGGTGCTCAGGAATGGTTGTAGTACCAAAGCCAAACGGAAAAATCCGTATATGTGTCGACCTCACCCGCCTAAATGAGGATGTATGCAGGGAAAGACACATCCTCCCAGCAGTCGATGAGACGCTCGCGAAACTAGCTGGAGCTAGAATTTTTTCAAAGCTAGATGCCACTGCAGGTTTTTGGCAAATCCCTCTGCACAGAGAATCGGCCCCACTCACCACCTTTATCACGCCATTTGGCCGTTTTTGCTTCAACCGACTTCCTTTTGGAATATCCTCAGCGCCCGAGCATTTCCAGAAGCGCTTGACGCAGATGCTGGATGGCCTGGATGGAACGGTTTGTCACGCGGATGACATTTTGGTGTCACAGGAACATGACGAAAGGCTGCATCGAGTGCTGCAACGCCTACAGCAGAGAGGCCTCACCCTGAACGACAAGTGCGAGTTTGCAATGACTGAGGTGAAATTCCTCGGTCATATCGTCAGCGGAGAGGGAATACGGCCGGACCCAGACAAGATCAGGGCCATTGTAGCCATGCCACCACCGAAGGATGTGGCAGATGTCAAAAGATTCATGGGCATGGTGAATTACGTGGGAAAGTTTTCCCCAAACATTGCAGAGCTCACCGGACCAATCAGGGACCTCCTGAAAGCTGAGAACATGTGGACATGGGGGCCAGCGCAACAGACAGCCTTCGCTAAGGTGAAAGAAGAGCTCAGCTCATCGGCTGTACTTGCCCCATACAGCACTGACAAGCCAACGAGAGTGTCAGCAGACGCATCGTCCTATGGACTGGGCGGTGTTTTGTCACAACTTCAAGCATCAGGAGAGTGGAGGCCAGTGGCCTTTATTTCCCGAAGTATGACTGAAACTGAGCGTAGATACGCCCAAATTGAAAAAGAGGCCCTGGCCATCACATGGGCGTGTGAAAGGTTTCAAACCTACCTCCTGGGCCTGCACTTTCAGATCCGAACAGACCACAAACCCTTGTTGAGTCTCCTCAGCACAAGAGCACTTGATGACATTCCCCCTCGTGTGCTGCGATTCAGATTGAGACTGCTGCGGTTCACATACAACATTGTGCACATTCCGGGCAAAAATCTCATCGCAGCAGATGCTCTTTCAAGAGCCCCCCTTCAAGATGCAGTGAGAGAGGAGGATCTTGTGCTCCAAAGTGACGTGAGAGCTCACATCAACGAAATCATTCAGCAACTGCCCGCGTCGCCAGAGAAACTGATACAGATTAGGCGAGCACAAGAAGAGGATCCAGTGTGTGCGCAGCTGTCTTCTCTCATCCGCACAGGTTGGGACAGACTGAGCTCAGCCCCACAGCTGAAGTCCTACTGGCAGTACAGAAATGACCTGTTAATGGCTGATGGTCTCCTGATGAAGGAAAAAAGAATTGTGATTCCAGCAAGCATGCAAAAGAGCATTTTGGAGACGCTTCATCAGGGCCACCAAGGAATGGTGAAGTGTATGGCGAGAGCTCAAGAAGCAGTATGGTGGCCAGGTCTGACGAGTCAGATAAAAGAAAGAGTACGCAACTGTGATGTTTGTGTCAAGGAAAGTCACAATGCACCAGAACCTCTCCTGACCACACCCTTGCCATCACGCCCGTGGCAAAAGCTAGCCGCCGACCTGTTTGAATGGAAGAAGGGTCACTACTTAGTGGTCATTGACTACTACTCCCGATTCATTGAGGTCGCTAACCTCACAAGCACCCTGGCGTCAGCTGTCATTCAGAAAATGAAAGCTATCTTCAGCCGTCATGGAGTGCCCGACACTCTCATCAGCGACAACGGCCCACAGTTTTCAGCAACAGAGTTTGCCGAGTTTGCTAAAGATTACAGCTTCCAGCATCTGACCAGTAGCCCCCGTTACCCCCAAAGCAACGGGGAAGCAGAACGTGCTGTTAGAACTGTGAAAGCCCTGTTGCAAAAGAATGAGGACCCTCACAAAGCACTAATGGCATACAGAGCGACCCCTCTCGCTCATGGGGCATCGCCTGCACAGCTCCTAATGGGGCGTAACATTCAGACACCTCTCCCAGTGTGTCCAAGCACCCTCACACCAGCATGGCCAGACCTGAAAGCTTTCGAGTTGAAAGACAAGGAGCTTAAGAGAAAACAGGCTGAGGGATACAACACCCGACACAGAGCGAAGGAGAAGGAACCGCTCCAGCCAGGCCAGAGAGTCTGGATAAAGAACATACCACGCACTGGAGTAGTTTCCGGATCAGCAGCGACGCCGAGGTCATACGTCGTTGACACTTCGAATGGCAGTCTCAGAAGAAACCGCTCTCATTTGAGAGTTGTGCCTTCGCCATCGACCACTCCAGATCCAGGGATACGCACCAGAGTGGGCAGAGCGGTCAAGCCCATCCAAAGACTGAACTTGTAG